One genomic segment of Scophthalmus maximus strain ysfricsl-2021 chromosome 3, ASM2237912v1, whole genome shotgun sequence includes these proteins:
- the LOC118316254 gene encoding deoxyribonuclease-1, producing MKIASFNVQRFGRAKVSDPHVLSTLVKIVSRYDIILILEVVDASGDSVKLLLNEVNRVNAGHHYSLQLSTRLGRTRYKEQFLFLYRDDVVNLIDFYQYEDNQVNNMDAFAREPYILHFKPHFAVLKDIVLIPVHTTPSDSEKELDELYEVFLLVKDKWKTDNIMILGDFNADGTYVTRKEMKEIRIRSDKNFHWLIADDVDTTANTSNDHTYDRIVVYGKDMLEVIVPNSAKPFNFHTEFSMTEEMALRVSDHYPVEVELHSALRRTTSDQRCDVVDSQNASIYKTVTERLQVDVLKLQKENLVLEREKLQLQITLLNQKVAKMELKPLSHEM from the exons ATGAAGATAGCTTCATTCAACGTACAGAGGTTTGGACGGGCAAAAGTCTCAGATCCACATGTCTTGTCAACTCTAGTGaag attgtttCTCGGTATGACATCATTCTGATCCTGGAGGTGGTGGATGCAAGCGGTGATTCTGTTAAACTGCTCTTGAATGaagtgaacag GGTCAACGCAGGCCATCACTACTCCCTGCAGCTCAGTACCCGCCTGGGAAGGACAAGATACAAGGAACAATTTTTGTTTCTCTACAG GGATGATGTGGTCAATTTGATTGACTTCTATCAATATGAAGACAACCAGGTCAACAACATGGATGCTTTTGCAAGAGAGCCATACATTCTCCACTTCAAACCACACTTTGCAG tGCTGAAGGATATAGTGCTGATCCCCGTCCACACCACACCCTCTGACTCGGAGAAAGAGCTGGATGAGCTGTACGAGGTTTTCCTGTTGGTCAAAGACAAATGGAAAACGGAT AACATAATGATCCTGGGTGACTTCAATGCAGATGGCACGTATGTCACACGTAAAGAAATGAAGGAGATCCGTATCCGCAGTGACAAGAATTTCCACTGGCTGATTGCTGATGATGTGGACACCACAGCGAATACATCAAATGATCACACCTACGACAG GATTGTTGTGTATGGAAAAGACATGCTGGAAGTCATTGTGCCAAACTCAGCCAAGCCGTTCAATTTCCACACAGAGTTTTCTATGACAGAAGAAATG GCCCTGAGAGTGAGTGATCACTACCCTGTCGAGGTGGAATTACACAGCGCACTTCGTCGGACAACGAGTGACCAAAGATGTGACGTTGTTGATTCCCAGAATGCTTCAATTTACAAAACTGTCACAG agCGTCTGCAGGTGGATGTACTGAAACTGCAGAAGGAAAACCTTGTGCTGGAGCGAGAAAAACTTCAGCTTCAGATCACCTTATTGAATCAAAAAGTTGCCAAAATGGAATTGAAACCCCTTTctcatgaaatgtga
- the LOC118316250 gene encoding intermediate filament protein ON3-like, which yields MHNRAQPQPDLSIFSITEIHGTTMSLRSKRSNRPGLHMSSGGFSSLSLGSHSISKISTRMELGAPITAVTFNKTLLTPVNIDIDPTIQVVRTQEKEQIKGLNNRFASFIDKVRFLEQQNKMLETKWKLLQGQTAASSKIEPMLKTYISNLERQLESHNNEKLKLDMENKSMHKNVNDYKTRYEQEINKRSDTENEFVMLKKDVDSGYMAKVDLGDRLSSICDEFNFLKALYDEELLELQESLRETSVVVQMDNSRGLNMDQIVADVKSQYEVIAARSREEAESWYKNKFDQMSAEAEQYGSEMRSSKGEISELNRMISRLQNEIQAVKAQNANLEGQVAEAEKRGEEAVQDAKARIHDLELALQRAKQDMARQLREYQELMNVKLALDIEISTYRKLLEGEEKRIGQESIVNIQEVPTKASMVNHQRRMSGPLLIKTVETQDRSYN from the exons ATGCACAACAGAGCTCAACCACAGCCAgacctctccatcttctctaTCACTGAGATCCACGGCACTACCATGAGTCTGAGGAGCAAGCGCAGCAATCGCCCAGGACTGCACATGTCCTCTGGGGGCTTTAGCAGCTTGTCTTTGGGATCCCACTCCATTTCCAAGATCAGCACCAGGATGGAGCTCGGGGCCCCGATTACAGCTGTGACCTTCAACAAGACTCTGCTCACCCCAGTGAACATCGACATCGACCCCACCATCCAGGTTGTCCGCACCCAGGAGAAAGAGCAGATCAAGGGCCTCAACAACCGCTTTGCTTCATTCATTGATAAG GTCAGATTCCTGGAACAGCAGAACAAAATGCTGGAAACCAAGTGGAAGCTGCTGCAGGGACAAACTGCCGCCTCCTCTAAAATTGAGCCAATGCTGAAGACCTACATCAGCAACCTGGAAAGACAGCTGGAGTCCCACAACAATGAAAAACTCAAGCTTGACATGGAGAACAAATCCATGCACAAAAATGTTAATGACTATAAGACaag GTATGAGCAGGAAATCAACAAGAGGAGCGACACTGAAAATGAGTTTGTCATGCTTAAGAAG GATGTGGATTCAGGCTATATGGCCAAGGTGGATCTGGGCGACAGGTTGTCTAGTATCTGTGATGAATTCAACTTCCTCAAGGCTCTGTATGATGAG GAGCTGCTTGAGCTGCAGGAGAGCCTGAGGGAGACCTCTGTGGTAGTACAGATGGACAACTCCCGAGGCCTGAACATGGATCAGATTGTGGCTGATGTTAAATCACAGTATGAGGTCATTGCTGCGCGCAGTCGGGAGGAAGCTGAAAGCTGGTACAAGAACAAG TTTGACCAGATGAGTGCCGAAGCGGAACAGTATGGCAGTGAAATGCGTAGCAGCAAGGGAGAAATATCTGAGCTCAACCGAATGATCAGCCGCCTGCAGAATGAGATCCAGGCTGTGAAGGCGCAG AATGCCAATCTGGAAGGCCAGGTAGCCGAGGCGGAGAAGCGTGGGGAGGAAGCCGTGCAGGATGCCAAGGCTCGCATCCATGACCTGGAGCTGGCTCTGCAGAGGGCCAAGCAGGACATGGCTCGCCAGCTGAGAGAGTACCAGGAGCTCATGAACGTCAAGCTGGCCCTGGACATCGAGATCTCCACCTACAGGAAACtgctggagggagaggagaaaag AATTGGGCAGGAGTCTATTGTCAACATCCAAGAAGTGCCCACTAAAG CCTCCATGGTGAACCACCAGCGGCGAATGTCTGGTCCACTTTTGATCAAGACAGTGGAGACACAGGACAGATCATACAACTga